The Candidatus Methanoperedens sp. genome has a window encoding:
- a CDS encoding protein clustered with O-phosphoseryl-tRNA(Cys) synthetase — protein MLDNIMRLMEKGNPVSILISNEKGMESPLLYCELVHKARYGESFIITSQGCRVCEYIFCNTQNSPGDYYNSTGRYKNRKAASNAVSSLKRFEINGLSIRITPFKGDKGEKFDVLILYLKPVRVMRIIQAYAYLEGKQARIRTGGIASICSDCTVNPLQGELSFSLGCKGSRKHSKYGDDEVVVGIPFELAKDIDEAIGKIPETFS, from the coding sequence ATGCTTGACAATATTATGCGACTAATGGAAAAAGGAAATCCCGTAAGTATTCTTATTTCCAATGAAAAGGGTATGGAAAGTCCACTTTTATATTGTGAACTGGTGCATAAAGCAAGATATGGCGAATCTTTTATAATCACGAGCCAGGGATGCAGGGTTTGTGAATATATTTTTTGCAATACGCAAAATTCACCCGGGGATTATTATAACAGCACTGGCAGGTACAAGAACCGGAAGGCGGCATCAAATGCTGTTTCTTCGTTAAAAAGGTTTGAAATTAATGGCCTCTCAATAAGAATTACTCCTTTTAAAGGAGATAAGGGAGAGAAATTCGATGTCCTGATCCTTTACCTGAAACCAGTCAGGGTGATGAGAATAATCCAGGCTTATGCATATCTTGAGGGTAAACAGGCCAGGATCAGGACCGGGGGTATAGCATCAATTTGCAGCGATTGTACGGTGAATCCATTGCAGGGAGAATTAAGTTTCTCCCTGGGATGTAAAGGTTCAAGGAAGCATAGCAAATATGGAGATGATGAGGTGGTTGTAGGAATTCCTTTTGAATTAGCAAAAGATATCGACGAGGCTATCGGGAAAATCCCGGAGACCTTTTCATGA